The following coding sequences are from one Gossypium raimondii isolate GPD5lz chromosome 4, ASM2569854v1, whole genome shotgun sequence window:
- the LOC105780431 gene encoding PRA1 family protein A1: MDWGNVTAEDLIDALREVDWSSPPRPLPEFFSRFTFPRSYAKWNSRLKCNLYYYRTNYFIMVVVILGLGFLRRPVAILAAMLTALSIAFLNDSFAGTFSEKVTRTVRQFSPHLAAKMRPPLTPVIRGRPSAKRTIHICGRPRWVFVFIFSAVSFILWYVSCGLLTVLWALAIALLATILHASFRTPNLKARLNTFREEFRAVWRNYSEL, encoded by the exons ATGGATTGGGGAAACGTAACCGCAGAGGATCTGATCGACGCGCTTCGTGAAGTTGACTGGTCATCACCGCCACGACCTCTCCCCGAATTCTTCTCTCGTTTCACCTTCCCTCGATCATATGCCAAATGGAATAGCCGCCTTAAATGCAATCTCTActa CTACCGAACCAATTATTTCATCATGGTTGTTGTCATTCTTG GTTTGGGATTCTTGAGGAGACCGGTTGCTATTTTAGCTGCGATGTTAACAGCACTTAGCATTGCTTTTCTGAATGATAG CTTTGCTGGTACTTTTAGTGAGAAGGTGACAAGAACTGTGAGGCAATTCTCTCCACATTTAGCGGCTAAGATGAGGCCTCCTCTTAC GCCTGTTATTCGTGGTCGTCCCTCTGCTAAAAGAACAATTCACATATGTGGTCGGCCTCGTTGGGTCTTTGTCTTCATATTCTCAGCTG TGAGTTTCATCCTTTGGTATGTATCCTGTGGTCTCTTGACTGTGCTCTGGGCGCTTGCCATTGCACTTCTTG cCACTATCCTCCATGCAAGTTTTAGAACACCTAACCTGAAGGCTCGTCTTAACACTTTCCGTGAGGAGTTCCGTGCAGTTTGGCGCAATTACAGTGAGCTGTAG
- the LOC105779043 gene encoding uncharacterized protein LOC105779043: protein MTLLLAALSRCASVGSSNIGGGGAAAGHHRFGRDHVNIDIGGSGDAGYSSWGGGGGGGGGGCDSGGGGGGGGFSIGRMAVDTSIIVVAISAEKDDVGYHVGGGGIASGR, encoded by the exons ATGACGCTTCTGCTTGCTGCTCTTAGTCGATGTGCTTCCGTAGGGAGTAGTAATATTGGCGGTGGCGGTGCTGCTGCTGGTCATCATCGCTTTGGCCGAGATCATGTAAACATAGATATTGGTGGTTCTGGTGATGCAGGGTATAGCAGTTGGGGAGGAGGTGGCGGTGGTGGTGGAGGAGGTTGTGATAGTGGCGGTGGGGGAGGAGGAGGAG GATTCAGTATCGGCAGAATGGCAGTAGATACTTCGATCATAGTGGTGGCAATATCAGCAGAGAAGGATGATGTTGGTTATCATGTAGGTGGTGGAGGAATTGCAAGTGGTCGTTAG